A segment of the Armatimonadota bacterium genome:
GCACGGTGGGCAACGCCGTCGAGGTGGAGGAGGCGGTCGCTGCCCTCAAAGGGGAGGGACCGGAGGACCTCACCGACCTGTGCCTGGCCCTGGGCGCTCAGATGCTGCTGCTGGCCGGCGCGGCTAGTTCATCCGCGGAGGCTCGGGTGCGGCTGCGGGAGGCGCTGGTCAGCGGGTCTGCCCTGGAGCGCTTTGGGTGGATGGTCCAGGCGCAGGGCGGCGACCCTCGGGTGCTCGACGAGCCGCGGCGGCTGCCGCAGGCCAGGGTGGCCCTCCCGGTGCCCGCCGCAGAGAGCGGGACCGTGGTCGCCATCGACGCTCAGGCTGTGGGGCTGGCCGCCATGGCACTGGGGGCAGGCCGAGCGCGCAAGGAGGATCTCATCGATCCGGCCGTGGGGATCCGCCTCCTGCGCAAGGTGGGAGAAGAAGTCTCCACCGGGGACCCCCTGGCCGTGGTTCTGGCCGACGACACTTCTCGGGGCGAGGAGGCGGTACGCCGCGTGCGTGCCGCCTACCGACTGGGCCCGGCGCCCCCTCCGCCGCGCCCGCTGGTCTGGGCGGTCCTGGCCGGGCCGGCGGCGGGCCAGACGTCCTGACGGTGGCGCGGCGGCTGGTCATCCCGGATCCCGCACTGGTTGTCCTCTGCGGCCCAGCCGGCAGCGGCAAGTCCACGTTTGCCCGGCGGCACTTCCGCCCCACGGCTGTCGTCTCCTCGGACCGCTGCCGGGCCATGATCTCCGACGACGAGGCCAACATCCGGGTCTCGCCAGATGCGTTTACCCTCTTTCACTTCATCATCGACCTGCGGCTGCGGCACCGGCGATTGACTGTAGCCGACAGCACAGCCCTGCGCCGGGAAGCCCGCCGCGACCTGCTGGCCCTGGCCCGCCGCCACCAGGTCCCGGCAGTCCTGGTGGTCTTCGATGTCTCCGAGGAGCGGGCTCAGACCCTCAACGCCCACCGTCCTGACCGCCGGGTGGGCCGGCCAGTCATCCGGGAGCAGTGGGAGCGGCTGCAGGAGGCGCTGCGCACCGTGCAGGCCGAGGGGTTTGACCAGGTCTACATCCTGGGCGAGGATGAGGTGGGGACGGTGCAGGTGGAGGTGCGGGCGAGCCGGCCGCCGGATACCGCGTCCCGCCAGTCGGACGTCCCATCCTGAGAAACGGGCGGGGAGGTACCGCTATGACCATTCAGCGCGTGGGTGTGGTTGGCTGCGGCCTGATGGGCTCGGGCATCGCCGAGGTGTGCGCCCGGGCGGGCTACCGGGTGGTGGTGCGCGAGGTGAGCCAGGAACTGCTGGAGCGGGGGCTGGAGCGGATCGAGGCGTCTATGCAGCGCGCGGTCGCCCGGGGGAAGCTGGACGCGGAGCGGGCCAAGCAGGCGCGGGAGGCCATCCGGGGGACCCTGCTCCTGCGCGACCTGGCCGACAGCGACCTGGTCATCGAAGCGGTCATCGAGCAGATGGCGGAGAAGCAGGCGGTCCTCCGCGAGCTGGACGGACTCTGCCCGGGGCACACCATCTTCGCCTCCAACACCTCCTCGCTGTCCATCACCGAGATGGCGTCGGCCACGCAGCGGCCCGACCGCGTGGTGGGCATGCACTTCTTCAACCCGGTGCCTGTGATGGCGCTGGTGGAGGTGGTGCGCGGCCTGCTCACCTCCGAGGAGACCCTGCAGACGGCGCGGGCCTTCGCCGAATCCCTGGGCAAGACCGTGGTGCTGGCCAAGGACTACCCGGGGTTTATCGTCAACCTGCTGCTGGTCCCGTTCCTCCTGGATGCGGTGCGTGCCCTGGAGATGGGCCTGGCCACCCGGGAGGATATCGACCGCGCGGTCACCCTGGGTCTGAACCATCCCATGGGGCCGCTGACGCTGCTGGATTTGGTCGGCCTGGACACCACATACTACATCGCCGAGGCCATGTACGCGGAATTCAAGGACCCGCGCTACGCTCCCCCGCCGTTGCTGAAGAAGATGGTTCTGGCCGGTCACCTGGGCCGGAAGTCCGGCCGCGGCTTCTACACGTACAGCCCCTGAGCCAGCGGCAAGTTCGTCGCGGAGCTGCAGCTCCTAAGCCCGCCACCAGTCCTCCGCGGAACTGCGGCCTCTGAGTCCGGCTGCAGGTTCTCGGCGCCCGGGCTAAGCCCCGGCCGCGGCCTTTCCCCTCCGCCGCCTTCCGCCGCGCACGGCGGCGGCCACATCCTCGGCCAGGACAAGGATGCCGCGCTGCCGCCCGCCCCCGCCTCGGCCGATCAGGGCGTAGGGAACGTTGTGGTTTCGCAGCCAGTTGAGCATGCGCGTCACGTCCCCGTCGTTCTTGGGGTCCAGCCCGGCCTTCGTCATCAGCTCCCCCAGACCGATGATCTGCGACCACGTGTCGTTCATCCCGCACCTCCTGAGAGCGGACTTGGTAACCCCATTGAAGATGGGTTATACGCCGGCGCAGAGGCTCCTTTCGCCCTCATAGAACTGCTTCGGGGACGAGAACAGCCTCCCTACCCTCCGTGAGCCAGGGCCAGCAGGCCTGTGGGGACCGCGCAGAGCGGGGTCATCGAAAGGCGACGATGTCTTCGATCGTCCCCCGCCGCTGGGCCGCAGGGCGCAGTACGGCCTCCACCCGCTGCCCGATGGCCACCGCTGCGGGATCCAGGTCCAGCGGGGCCAGCAGGACGCCGTCGGTGCCGTCGATCTGCACGAGGGCAAAGAGGCGGGGTGGCTGCACCGGCTGCCCGTGCAGGTCGCGGTGCACCAGGGTGAAGGAGTGCACGACGCCGCGGGGCGCGACTTCCCCCCAGTGGTCGGAGAGGTCCTGGAAGTCCCGCGGGCAGTAGACCCGCGGCGGGAGATAGGTGGTGCCGCATTCGGGGCAGCGGGTGACCGCGAGACGCCCGCGCTGGCGCAGCAAGGTCAGGAACCGCTGTCCGGCCGCCCCGGCGGTGTACTGAAAGGCGATGCCAATGCGCCCCTCCCAGGCCCGCAACCGGGAGGTGTCGGTGATCTTCTCCCGCAGTCCCATGGTCGCCCCTACACCGGCGTAAAGTACAGGATGTCCGTGATGGCGCCGCTCCGCTGCGCCTCCGACTTCCACACCGCTCGCACCCGCTGGCCCACGCGGACCTCCTGACGGATGCCCTCCACGGTCTGAGCGTTCAGGCCGCCGATCAGGTGGAGGAAGCCGACCCGCGGCTGCGTCCCGTCGATCTCGATGACGGCGGGCACCTGAGGCACCGCCAGTGGCTGCATGTCCCAGGTGACGGTGCAGATGGAGAAGGTGTTGATGGTGCCGGTATCCGCCAGCTCCACCCAGGCGTCCACGGGCTTGAAGCACCACTCGCAGAACGCCCGCGGCGGCGTGACCGTGCGGTGGCACCGGTCGCAGCGTACGCCCAGGATCTTCCCCGCCCGCAGCCCGTCCAGGAAGCGGCCGATAGCCAGGCCGGTGTCCCAGCGGTAGACCAGCTGCGGCTCCCACCGCTCCAGGCTGACCGCACCGCTGCGCAGGTGCTCTTCCCGCAGCGGGGTGGCCCGCAGCCCGTCCCGCACCACCGGGGCGATCGGCTCCCGCTCCCGGCCCGCGGCGGCGCGCACGGCGCCACCAGCCGGGCGATGCCCCCGCCGCGGAGTCTCCGCCGGGGGCACCCTCCGCCGCGGTGGAGAGATCTGCAGCATCTTCCTGCGCAGCCGCGACACCTTCGCGCCCGGCCGCCGCGCACTACGCCGCTCGCCGACCATCAGCCGTTCCTCCTGCTGCCGTAGCGGCGCGCTCCCGACCGCACCGGCTTACACTCCCAGCACCACCACGGTGCCGATCTGCATGAGATCTCCCCACGCCTGGGCCAGCCCGCGGCGGGGGCTGTTGGCCACCTGCCGCTTCCCCGCCTCGCCGCGCAGCTGCCAGTACAGCTCGCAGATCTTCATCAGGCCTGCGGCGGCGATGGGATTGCCCACGCCCAGCAGCCCGCCGGACGGGCAGGAGGGCAGCTCCCCATCGCGGTCGAAGCGGCCCCGGGCCAGGTCTTCCGGAGCCTTCCCCCGCTCTGCCAGGAGCAGTCCCTCCAGGTGGTGTAGCTCCTTGTAGGCAAAGGGGTCGTAGGGCTCGACCACGTGGATCTGCCGCCGCGGCTCGCTGATTCCCGCCATCCGGTAGGCCATGCGCGCCGCGTCCTCCACGTAGCGGGGGTAGGCCAGGTCGCGGTTCCCCCAGTAGGAGGTATCCAGGGCCCAGCCGATCCCTTCGACCCAGACCGGCCGGTCCGTCAGCCGTTTGGCCACTTCTTCCGCCGCCAGGACGATGGCCGCCGCGCCGTCGGAGACCGGACTGACCATGAGGCGGTGCACCGGCCAGGCGACCACCTCGCTGGCCAGGACCTCCTCCACCGTCACGGCGGCGGCAACCTGCGCGGCGGGGTGGTCCAGCGCGTTGCGCTTGTTCTTCACCGAGACCAGGGCGATCTCTTCGTTGCGGATCCCGTAGGTGTGCATGTAACGGTGCTGCTCCAGGGCGAAGATCCACAGGAGGTTGGGCCCCAGCGGCCGCTCGATGGTGTGGTCGAAGATGGAGTTGAACGCCGCCTGGGGGTGGGGCTGGGTAGGGCTCATCTTCTCCTCAGCCACCACCAGCGCCACGTCGAACAGCCCCGAGGCCACAAGCGACCAGCCGGAGATGATGCTGAAGACCCCCGAGCCCCCGCCGACGTAGGCGCGGAAATACGGCTTGCGCCACCCGCCGGCCCCATCCGAGAGGTACTCCCCTTTCATGTGCACGCCGTCGAAGGCATCGGGCGCGGAGGCCATGACCACCGCCTGGACGTCCCGGCGGCGCAGGCCCGAGGAGGCCAGCGCGTGGCTGGCCGCGTAGTACGCCAGCTCCTTCCCCGTCTCCAGCGCGCGGCGGACGAACAGGGACAGACCCGCTCCCACCACGGCCACGCGGCGCGACGGCCTACTCATGGCGCCTCCTACAGCGCACCCAGGACCACCGCTCCTCCCGACGTGGTGGGGACGCCGCGCCAGGAGACGACCACGGCGCTACGTGCTCCCTCCACCTGCAGCGGCCCGGCCGCGCCGCGGATCTGCAGTGCCGCCATCGCCGTGCGCACCAGCGCCGAGGCGTCGTACCCGTATCCCATGCCCAGGCTTCCGCCCGAGGGGTTGACCGGCAGCGGGCCCCCCAGAGCCGTCCGGCCGGCGGCGGTGAGCCGGGCGCCCTCGCCCACCTCCAGACGCAGGGCCGCCTCCAGGTGCTGCAGCTCCTTGTAGGCGTAGGTGTCGTCCAGCTCCAGCAGGTCGATCTCCTCGGCCGGGGCGCGGATGCCCGCCATCTGGTAGGCCATCTCGCAGGCCAGGCGGGCGTAGACCGCCTCGGCCCACGGCCGCCCGGAGAGGGAGGGTTCGTCGGTGGCCCAGCCGATACCGCGAATGGCCACCGCCTGCCCGGGCAGCCGGCGGGCCGCCTCCGCCGAAGCCAGGACCAGCACCACCGCGCCGTCAGCGTAGCCGCTCACCTCCAGCTCGCAGAGCGGCTCAGCCAGCGGGGGGGAGCGCCGCACCTCCTCCGGGGAGAGGACGGCACCGTAGGCGGCGAAAGGGTTGCGCAGGGCGTTGCCCCGGTTCTTCACCACCACCTGGGCGCAGACCTCGGGGCAGGCCTTCGCCTGGTGGAGGTAGCGGCGCATCTCCAGTCCGGCCACGGCGTGGGGGTTGAGCCGTCGGGGTCGCTCGTAGATGGGGTCCATGGCCAGCGCCAGCACCTCCTCGTGGCGCACGATGTTGCTGGCCTTGCTGTGCGCCTCCACCACGGCGACCTCGGCGGCCCCGGAGCGGAGCAGCACGTAGGCGGCAGCCAGCCCCTGCAGGCCGTCCCCGGCGATGGTGTGCACCGGGCGGCGCACCGCGCCCAGCTGGTCCGGGGTGTACTCGTCGGTGATGCTGGTGCCCTCGTGGAAGTCCTCGGCAACGCTGACGAAGGTGTCGACGTCCCGCGGGGTGAGGCCGGCGTCGGCGTAGGCGCGGGTGGCCGCCTCGAAGATCATCTCCCGGAAAGAGAGGTCGGGTGAGACGGTACGCAACGGGGTCAGACCGACGCCGACGAGAGCTACGTGGTTGTCCATAGGATTCGGTTCGCGGAAGCCGCCTGATCCCTTCGCCCCCGGCCCCGCCGTTCCCTGTCTGCCCCAGGCCAGGCGGACGCGCGGTGCGGCGCAGCGCCAGGCAAGGCGCGGCGGAGAGGAGCGGGGCAGCCCGCCGCGGAAGAAGGAGGTATCGACCCTGTCATGGACTTCGCCCTCAGCGAAGAGCACCGGCTCATTCAGACCACGGTCCGCGAGTTCGCGGCGAAGGAGATCATCCCCATTGCGGCGGACCTGGACCACCACCCCCGCTTTCCCGCCGAGCTCATCGCCCGGGCCGCCTCCCTGGGGCTGCTGGGGCTGACCGTTCCGGAGGAGTACGGTGGCGCGGGGCTGGACGGTCTGGCCAACGTCATCGTGCAGGAGGAGCTGGCGCGGGCCTCGGCAGGCGTACAGGCCATTGTCACGGTACAGAACTCCCTGGTCTGTGACCCCATCCTGCGCTTTGGCACGCCCGAGCAGAGACGCCGCTACCTGCCGCGGCTGGCCAGCGGTGAGTGGCTGGGCTGCTACTGCCTCACCGAACCGGAGGCGGGTTCCGACGCCATGGCCCTGCAGACCCGGGCCGAGTGGTGGGACGGCCGGTGGTTGCTCAACGGGCGCAAGCTCTTCGTCACCAACGGTCTGGAGGCGCAGCTGGCCATCGTCTACGCGCGCAGCGAGCCGGTGCCTGGGGCCCGCGGCATCTCCGCCTTCCTGGTGGAGAAGTCATTTCCCGGCATCTCCGTGGGCCGGGTGGAGCAGAAGCTGGGGATCAAGTGCTCCTCCACCGTGGAGATCGTCCTCGAGGACTGCCGCGTCCCCGCCGAGAACCTGCTGGGCGAGCGGGGAGAAGGGGCGCGGGTGGCCCTCTCCACCCTCGACGGGGGGCGTATCGGCATCGCCGCCCAGGCGGTGGGAATTGCCCGGGCCTGCCTGGAGGAGTGCGTGGCCTATGCCCGGACGCGGGAGCAGTTCGGCCAGCCGCTGAAAGCGTTCCAGGCCGTGCAGTGGGCGCTGGCGGATATGGCCACGCGCATCGACGCCGCCCGCCTGCTTACCTACCGCGCGGCCTGGCTGCGCGACCGCGGGGAGCGCTGCACGGCGGAGGCGGCCATGGCCAAGCTGGTGGCCTCGGAGACGGCCATGTGGGCGGCGCACCGGGGAGTGCAGCTCTTCGGCGGCTACGGCTACACCCAGGACTACCCGGTGGAGCGGTACTTCCGCGACGCCAAGATCACTGAGATCTACGAGGGGACGTCCGAGATTCAGCGCCTGGTGATCTCCCGCCACGTGCTGGGCCGGCGCTAGGAGCCTGTCCTAGGAATGCCACAGAGTGGTGGGCGGATCCCCCAGGCATCGCTGGCGATTCTCGGGGTCCCCTAACGTGGGAGGGAGGACCGTGGAGATCATCGTCTGTCTCAAGCAGGTCGTGGACCCGGAGCTGCCTGCGCGGGACTTCGCCATCGACCCGGTTACCCGGCGGCAGGTGCGGGAGGGCCGGCCGCTGGTCATCTCCACCTACGACGAGAATGCCCTGGAGGTAGGGCTGCAGCTCAAAGACCGCCTGGGCGGCAAGGTGACGGCGCTGACGCTGGGACCGGCCGCCACCTCGGGCGACGCCATCCGCCTGGCCCTGGCCATGGGAGCGGACCAAGCGGTGGTGGTGGACGACCCGCAGGCGCCGGTGCGGCTGGGTGCGGCCAAGGCACGTCTCCTGGCCGCGGCGGTGCGGCGCCTGGGCCGCTTCGACCTGGTGTTGTGCGGCTGCGAATCCGCGGACTGGGTGGAGCGGGTGGTCGGCCCGCTGCTGGCAGAGGCGCTGCAGGCGGCCTGCGTCACCTTCGTCTCCCGCATTGAGCAGGTGAACGGGACGCTGCTGGTGCGGCGGCTGGCGGACGAGGGCTTCCACCTGGTGGAGGTCCGCCCCCCGGCGGTGCTGGCGGTGACCAGCGACGAGAGCAATCGTCCCCGCCTGCCCAAGGTCAAGGACATCATGACGGCAAGGCGCAAGCCCGTGCACACCTGGCCGGTGGAGGAGGTTGCCTCCCAGGCGGGTATGGAGGGGCCTCTGGAGGTCGAGGTGCGCGAGGTGACGCTGCCGGAACGGACCGCTCGCTGCGAGTTCCTGTCGGGCGATCCCGGCGAGCAGGCCGCGGCGCTGGCGCAGCGGCTGCGGGAGCTGAAGCTGCTGTAGGAGGTGCGTGGCCATGGGGGGAGTCTGCATCGTCGCCACAGCCCTGGAGGGGACCCTGGCCCGGACGAGCCTGGAGCTGGTGGGGGGCGCCCGGGCGCTGCAGCCGCTGGGCCTGCAGACCAGCGCCGCCCTGCTGGGCCACGGGCCGGGGCTGGCCGGCGCGGTAGCGGAGCTGCACCGTCACGGAGTGGGCATTGTATACCGCTGCCACCACCCGCTGCTTTCGGCCGGGCAGAGCGACGCCGTCCTGGTCGCCCTTCAGCCTGTGGTGGCCCGGGCGCAGCCGCAGGTCTTGCTGGTGGCCGCCGACACGGTGGGCCGGGAGGTGGCTCCGCGGCTGGCCGCCCGCCTGCGTGCCGCTCTGGCCACGGAGTGCGTACAGGTAGGGGCCGCAGACGGCGCCATCGTTGCCCGCCGCCAGGTCTACGGGGGGAGGGCGCTGGCGACGCTGGTCGTCCGGGACTACCCGGCGGTGCTGTCGGTGAAGCCTCACGCCCTGGACGTCCCAACAGCCGCACCGGTCGAGGGACGGATGGAGGATGTGGAGGTCTCCATCGACGCAGAGGCGCTCCCGGCGCGGGTGCGCCAGGTCCTGCGGGAACAGGCGGAGCTCGGCCTGGAGGAGGCGCAGGTGGTGATCGGCGGCGGGCGGGGCCTGGGCGGCCCGGAGGGGTTCGCCCTGCTACGGGAGCTGGCCCAGCTCATGGGCGGTGCGGTGGGCGCCTCCCGGCCGCCCACGGATGCCGGCTGGGTGCCGGCGAGCTGGCAGATCGGCCAGACTGGCAAGACCATCCGCCCGGCGCTCTACATCGCTGTGGGTATCTCCGGGGCCACCCAGCACATCGCCGGTGTGTCGGGCTCACGGACCATCGTGGCCATCAATCGTGACCCCGAGGCGCCCATTTTCTCGGTGGCCCACCTGGGGATCGTGGGGGACTACCGGGAGGTGGTCCCCGCCCTGATTGCCAGGGTGAAGGAGCTGAAAGGCGTGTAGCCCGGCGGCCCGCGGCGGCCGCAGTGGAGGCGCAGACCCCTGACCACACCCAGCCGAGAGGTCTTCTGGAACATCCCCCCCGTCGGCGTGGTGGTCATGTACCTGCTGGCCTTCGTGGCGCTGGCGATCTTCGCCTACGGGGTGGTGCGGCATGTGCGCATGTGGCGCCGCGGCCGGCCCACCGCCCGGCTTCGCCCCGTGGGGCCGCGGCTGGTCGCGGTGGCCCGGCACGTGCTGGCCCACGGGCGGTTGCTGGTGGACCGGGTAGCCGGAGTCTACCACCTGGCCTTCTTCTGGGGGTTCCTCGTCCTCTTTGCCGGTACCACCGTCGTCTTCATCCATCAGGACCTCCACCTGCGGATCATGCAGGGGCCGTTCTACCTGTACTTCCAGTCGGCGACGCTGGACCTGATGGGACTGGCGGCAACGGCGGGGGTGGCAGCCGCGCTGGTGGTGCGTTACCTGCTGCGTCCGCCTCGCCTGCGCCGGGGCGTCCTGGCCGACGCGGTCATCCTTTGGCTGTTTGCCCTCATCCTGGTCAGCGGGTTCCTGGTGGAGGGGTTGCGCATCGTCGGCACCGCCGACCCCTGGGCGGCCTGGTCCCCCGCAGGCAACGCCGTGGCCCTCCTGGTGCGGGCGGTGGGGATGAGCCAGGCGGCGGTGCGTATGGGCCACGCCTGGATGTGGTGGGTCCACTTGATCCTGGCCATGGTCTTCATCGCCTACATCCCCTTCTCCAAGCTCTTCCACCTGGTGCTGGCTCCGCTGAACACCTACCTGCAGCCATTGAGCAACCCCGCCGCCGTTAGCCTCATCGACTTCGAGCGCAGCGAGCGCTTCGGGGCCTCCGCCTTCACCGACCTGACCTGGAAAGACCTGTTCGACCTGGACGTCTGCACGGAGTGCGGTCGCTGCACGGCCGTCTGTCCCGCCAGCACCACCGGCAAGCCGCTTTCGCCCATGCACGTCATCCTGGACCTGCGGGATGAGATGACCCGAAGCGGCGCCGTTGCGCCCCGCCTCCTGGCCGGGGCCGTGGTCAGGCCCGAGGCACTATGGGCGTGTACCACCTGCCTGGCCTGCATGCAGGCCTGCCCCGTCTTCATCGAGCACGTGCCCAAGATCATGGAGCTGCGGCGGCACCTGGTCATGGAGCAGGCCAGCCTCCCCGAGACCATGGGGGATGCGCTGCGCAGCCTGGAGGTGCGGGGCCACCCCTTCCGCGGGGCGGCGCTGTCCCGGACGGCCTGGGCGGACGGGGTGGAGGTGCGGCGGCTGGCGCAGGGGGAAGGGGCGGAATGGCTCCTGTGGGCGGGCTGCGCCGCCGCTCTGAACGAGCGGAATCACCCTGTGCTGCGGGCGCTGCTGCGGGCGCTGGGCGCGGCAGGCCTGGAGGTGGGCATCCTGGGAGAGGAGGAGACCTGCAGCGGCGACCCCGCGCGGCGCATGGGCAACGAGTACCTCTTCCAGACTCTGGCACGGCAGAACATCGAGACGCTGACGCGCCACGGCGTACGGAAGATCGTCACCCTCTGCCCGCACTGTTACAATACCTTCAGGCACGAGTACCCGCAGCTGGGAGGCACCTACGAGGTGTGGCACCACACGCAGCTGCTGGCGCATCTGGTGCACGAAGGCCGCCTCCGCCCCGGCCGCACCACCGCCACCGTGACCTTCCACGATCCCTGCTACCTGGGGCGGCACAACGGGGAGTACGAGGCGCCGCGCCGGGTGCTGGCCGCTGTCGCGGCGGGGACCGTGGAGATGGCCCAGTGCCGGGAGCAGGGCTTCTGCTGCGGTGCCGGCGGGGGGCTCTACTGGGTGGAGGAGCGGGTGGGGCAGCGGGTGAGCCACGTGCGCACGCGTCAGGCCGCAGCTACCGGGGCGGGGGTGGTGGCCACCGCCTGTCCGTTTTGCCTGCTGATGCTGGAGGACGCCGCCGCCGCCCTGGAGTCGCCCACCCGTCCCCTGGACGTGGCGGAGCTGGTGGACCGCGCCCTGACCGGGGGATCTGAGACGGAGATGGCGGAGGGTTCCTGAGATGGTAATGCAGGCGCAGCGCCCCACCGTGCCCGGGGAGACGCTTTCCGGGATCCCGCTGAAGGTAGTCTACCGGCCGGAGGACGTGGCCGGACTGGACTACGGGCGGGACCTGGGAGACCCAGGAGCGTACCCTTTTACCCGCGGTATCCATGCCGACATGTACCGGGGCCGGCTGTGGACCATGCGCCAGTTTGCCGGCTTCGGCACCGCGGAGGACGCCAACCGACGCTTCCACTACCTGCTGCAGATGGGGCAGACCGGCCTCTCCGTAGCCTTCGACATGCCCACGCTGATGGGCTACGACTCTGACCACCCGCGGGCCCTGGGCGAGGTGGGGCGGGAGGGGGTGGCCATCGACTCCCTGGCGGACATGGAGATCCTGCTGGAGGGCATCCCCCTGGACCAGGTCACCACCTCCATGACCATCAACGCCCCGGCTAACGTCCTGCTGGCCATGTACGTGGCGGTGGCGGACCGGCGGGGGATCCCCCGGGAGCGCATCGGCGGGACCACCCAGACGGACATGCTCAAGGAGTTCATCGCCCAGAAGGAGTGGATCGTCCCGCCGCGGGCCAGCATGAAGCTCATCCAGGACATGCTGGTCTTCGGTGCGCGCGAGCTGCCCCGGTGGAACATCATCAGCATCAGCGGCTACCACATGCGGGAGGCGGGGGCCACCGCGGTGCAGGAGCTGGCCTTCACCCTGGCCGACGGCATCGCCTACGTGCAGGCCGGCATCGACGCCGGCCTGGAGGTAGACGACTTCGCCCCGCGGCTCTCCTTCTTCTTTGACTGCCACGTGGACTTCTTCGAGGAGATCGCCAAGTTCCGCGCGGCGCGGCGCATGTGGGCCAGAATCATGCGGGAGCGCTTTGGCGCCAGGAACCCGCGGTCCTGGTGGTTGCGCTTCCACACC
Coding sequences within it:
- a CDS encoding (Fe-S)-binding protein; this translates as MYLLAFVALAIFAYGVVRHVRMWRRGRPTARLRPVGPRLVAVARHVLAHGRLLVDRVAGVYHLAFFWGFLVLFAGTTVVFIHQDLHLRIMQGPFYLYFQSATLDLMGLAATAGVAAALVVRYLLRPPRLRRGVLADAVILWLFALILVSGFLVEGLRIVGTADPWAAWSPAGNAVALLVRAVGMSQAAVRMGHAWMWWVHLILAMVFIAYIPFSKLFHLVLAPLNTYLQPLSNPAAVSLIDFERSERFGASAFTDLTWKDLFDLDVCTECGRCTAVCPASTTGKPLSPMHVILDLRDEMTRSGAVAPRLLAGAVVRPEALWACTTCLACMQACPVFIEHVPKIMELRRHLVMEQASLPETMGDALRSLEVRGHPFRGAALSRTAWADGVEVRRLAQGEGAEWLLWAGCAAALNERNHPVLRALLRALGAAGLEVGILGEEETCSGDPARRMGNEYLFQTLARQNIETLTRHGVRKIVTLCPHCYNTFRHEYPQLGGTYEVWHHTQLLAHLVHEGRLRPGRTTATVTFHDPCYLGRHNGEYEAPRRVLAAVAAGTVEMAQCREQGFCCGAGGGLYWVEERVGQRVSHVRTRQAAATGAGVVATACPFCLLMLEDAAAALESPTRPLDVAELVDRALTGGSETEMAEGS
- a CDS encoding electron transfer flavoprotein subunit beta/FixA family protein, whose product is MEIIVCLKQVVDPELPARDFAIDPVTRRQVREGRPLVISTYDENALEVGLQLKDRLGGKVTALTLGPAATSGDAIRLALAMGADQAVVVDDPQAPVRLGAAKARLLAAAVRRLGRFDLVLCGCESADWVERVVGPLLAEALQAACVTFVSRIEQVNGTLLVRRLADEGFHLVEVRPPAVLAVTSDESNRPRLPKVKDIMTARRKPVHTWPVEEVASQAGMEGPLEVEVREVTLPERTARCEFLSGDPGEQAAALAQRLRELKLL
- a CDS encoding Zn-ribbon domain-containing OB-fold protein, giving the protein MGLREKITDTSRLRAWEGRIGIAFQYTAGAAGQRFLTLLRQRGRLAVTRCPECGTTYLPPRVYCPRDFQDLSDHWGEVAPRGVVHSFTLVHRDLHGQPVQPPRLFALVQIDGTDGVLLAPLDLDPAAVAIGQRVEAVLRPAAQRRGTIEDIVAFR
- a CDS encoding 3-hydroxybutyryl-CoA dehydrogenase; this translates as MTIQRVGVVGCGLMGSGIAEVCARAGYRVVVREVSQELLERGLERIEASMQRAVARGKLDAERAKQAREAIRGTLLLRDLADSDLVIEAVIEQMAEKQAVLRELDGLCPGHTIFASNTSSLSITEMASATQRPDRVVGMHFFNPVPVMALVEVVRGLLTSEETLQTARAFAESLGKTVVLAKDYPGFIVNLLLVPFLLDAVRALEMGLATREDIDRAVTLGLNHPMGPLTLLDLVGLDTTYYIAEAMYAEFKDPRYAPPPLLKKMVLAGHLGRKSGRGFYTYSP
- a CDS encoding electron transfer flavoprotein subunit alpha/FixB family protein — encoded protein: MGGVCIVATALEGTLARTSLELVGGARALQPLGLQTSAALLGHGPGLAGAVAELHRHGVGIVYRCHHPLLSAGQSDAVLVALQPVVARAQPQVLLVAADTVGREVAPRLAARLRAALATECVQVGAADGAIVARRQVYGGRALATLVVRDYPAVLSVKPHALDVPTAAPVEGRMEDVEVSIDAEALPARVRQVLREQAELGLEEAQVVIGGGRGLGGPEGFALLRELAQLMGGAVGASRPPTDAGWVPASWQIGQTGKTIRPALYIAVGISGATQHIAGVSGSRTIVAINRDPEAPIFSVAHLGIVGDYREVVPALIARVKELKGV
- a CDS encoding AAA family ATPase translates to MARRLVIPDPALVVLCGPAGSGKSTFARRHFRPTAVVSSDRCRAMISDDEANIRVSPDAFTLFHFIIDLRLRHRRLTVADSTALRREARRDLLALARRHQVPAVLVVFDVSEERAQTLNAHRPDRRVGRPVIREQWERLQEALRTVQAEGFDQVYILGEDEVGTVQVEVRASRPPDTASRQSDVPS
- a CDS encoding thiolase domain-containing protein: MSRPSRRVAVVGAGLSLFVRRALETGKELAYYAASHALASSGLRRRDVQAVVMASAPDAFDGVHMKGEYLSDGAGGWRKPYFRAYVGGGSGVFSIISGWSLVASGLFDVALVVAEEKMSPTQPHPQAAFNSIFDHTIERPLGPNLLWIFALEQHRYMHTYGIRNEEIALVSVKNKRNALDHPAAQVAAAVTVEEVLASEVVAWPVHRLMVSPVSDGAAAIVLAAEEVAKRLTDRPVWVEGIGWALDTSYWGNRDLAYPRYVEDAARMAYRMAGISEPRRQIHVVEPYDPFAYKELHHLEGLLLAERGKAPEDLARGRFDRDGELPSCPSGGLLGVGNPIAAAGLMKICELYWQLRGEAGKRQVANSPRRGLAQAWGDLMQIGTVVVLGV
- a CDS encoding acyl-CoA dehydrogenase codes for the protein MDFALSEEHRLIQTTVREFAAKEIIPIAADLDHHPRFPAELIARAASLGLLGLTVPEEYGGAGLDGLANVIVQEELARASAGVQAIVTVQNSLVCDPILRFGTPEQRRRYLPRLASGEWLGCYCLTEPEAGSDAMALQTRAEWWDGRWLLNGRKLFVTNGLEAQLAIVYARSEPVPGARGISAFLVEKSFPGISVGRVEQKLGIKCSSTVEIVLEDCRVPAENLLGERGEGARVALSTLDGGRIGIAAQAVGIARACLEECVAYARTREQFGQPLKAFQAVQWALADMATRIDAARLLTYRAAWLRDRGERCTAEAAMAKLVASETAMWAAHRGVQLFGGYGYTQDYPVERYFRDAKITEIYEGTSEIQRLVISRHVLGRR
- a CDS encoding Zn-ribbon domain-containing OB-fold protein, which codes for MVGERRSARRPGAKVSRLRRKMLQISPPRRRVPPAETPRRGHRPAGGAVRAAAGREREPIAPVVRDGLRATPLREEHLRSGAVSLERWEPQLVYRWDTGLAIGRFLDGLRAGKILGVRCDRCHRTVTPPRAFCEWCFKPVDAWVELADTGTINTFSICTVTWDMQPLAVPQVPAVIEIDGTQPRVGFLHLIGGLNAQTVEGIRQEVRVGQRVRAVWKSEAQRSGAITDILYFTPV